One stretch of Microplitis mediator isolate UGA2020A chromosome 9, iyMicMedi2.1, whole genome shotgun sequence DNA includes these proteins:
- the LOC130674799 gene encoding pancreatic lipase-related protein 2-like: protein MFIATIFITTGFLNILTRDIMCMWLQDNIQDLTKEKKLIDTFDPLSIEKNYELILTDPLEAMLVPDQDIMFHLFTRKNPDNYYLLKIYDNNSLIKSSFNFELSTKIIIHGWTDNFNVNWIKQLRNNYLLIDDYNIICVNWFPVSTKEYRIAAKLTRQIGEYVGEFIDYLKINGNISLSMIHILGHSLGAHIAGFAGNKLSGKIGRITGMDPARPLFEAPILKDTSDRLDFSDAIFVDIIHTCAGTVGFVKPIGHVDFYPNGGTFRQPGCPVFITQYCSHGKSHEYMSESIIHPEEFIGLKCDNWKNYKLNKCFENNITATMGEHINTDTRGIYFLETKSDSLFIKYDIIPNTFSII, encoded by the exons ATGTTTATAGCAACGATATTTATTACTACcg gatttttaaatatattaacaaGGGATATTATGTGTATGTGGTTACAAGATAATATTCAAGAtttaactaaagaaaaaaaattaatcgatacATTTGATCCATTGTCTATTGAGAAAAATTACGAATTAATATTAACTGATCCATTGGAAGCAATGTTAGTGCCGGATCAAGATATTatgtttcatttatttacgAGGAAGAATcctgataattattatttattaaaaatatatgataataatagtttaattaaatcatcttttaattttgaattatcgacaaaaataataatacacggTTGGactgataattttaatgttaattggATTAAACAATtacgtaataattatttattaattgatgattataatattatttgtgtCAATTGGTTTCCTGTTTCTACAAAAGAATACAGAATAGCTGCTAAATTAACACGACag attGGTGAATATGTTGGTGAATTTATAgattatttaaagataaacGGTAATATTTCATTAAGCATGATTCATATATTGGGACACAGTTTAGGTGCACATATTGCGGGATTCGCTGGTAATAAATTGTCAGGTAAAATTGGTAGAATAACTGGAATGGATCCGGCACGTCCATTATTTGAAGCCCCGATACTTAAAGATACGTCTGATAGATTGGATTTCTCTGATGCTATTTTCGTTGATATTATTCACACTTGTGCGGGTACTGTCGGTTTTGTTAAACCTATTGGACATGTTGATTTTTATCCAAATGGTGGTACTTTTAGACAACCTGGTTGTCCTGTATTTATAAcac aatattgTAGTCATGGAAAATCACATGAGTACATGTCAGAATCAATAATACATCCTGAAGAATTTATTGGTTTAAAATGTGACaattggaaaaattataaattaaacaaatgttttgaaaataacataacAGCCACAATGGGTGAACATATAAATACAGATACACGTGgcatatattttttggaaACAAAATCAGattctttatttataaaatacgataTTATACCAAAtacattttcaataatttaa